TCAATACCAACTTCATGGCTGAAATTCCTCCAACCAACGCAGCGAACCACTGATATCCGGAATCTGCACCGCAATCGATTTTGATTTCATGGTTTGCAGCGAAGCTAAAACGGCATCGCGTTGATCACCGGTAAAATACTGCGCTAACCAATCTATACTGGACTGCAAACTACTTTCAAATACATTTTGCTTCCCCGATAACAGGGCAAAACGAGCTGTTTCCAGTTGTAGACGCAGATTCTGATACAAAAAATAGCGCTGCTCCGGCATCAATACGGCAGCAGGCGCATCATCTTGCTGCCGAATCACAACGAGTGACCGAAGCTGTTGCCAAATCTCACTAGCAGCTTGACGCCAACTTGAAGCCACCTGACTATTTGCCGCTGTTTCTGCCACCGGATCCCAACCAGGTTTCGGCCCTTTCACAACCTGCAATCGATCAATACCCTGGATGACACTTTGGATATCCGCCGACATCCCGGCAATGTCCGCCTTACTAACGGCATCCAACGCCAGTTTTTCTTCGGCAATCTGCTCTCGCAAAGGCTGCAACCGATAGTCATCCAACGTTTGTAACTTGTCATCAGCCAGTGTTAATGCCTGTCTGGCACCAGCAACATCCTTGGCCAGCATGCTGCGCTGATTGGCAAGCTGCAGAAGATAATCAATTTCGCTAAGTGTCCAGCGCAGACGAATTTCCCGATCGCTTAATCGCTCTCGCTGTTCCAAATCACGGATTGTCGCCGCCTGTTTATCCAGCATTTGCTGTTGTTCATTCACCTGCTGCTGCAGTTTTTTGTGGGCGCTGGTCGCCGCCGCAACCTGATTTGGCAGCGGCACTAACGGCGACAGTTGGTCATTTTGCGTGATCAGCAATTGCTGTTGTTGCCAAATCAGCCAAATTGCCACCAATCCCGGCACAGTAAGCACGAAAACCAGCCACCATAACGGGTTGCGCAGCGTTTGCTGCCAACGCGTATTTTTCGCTGATTTGTCGATTTCTGGGTTTTCAGTTGGCTCAGTGGACGAGGTGTTGTTGTCCATGCTTGGCTCCTGTCTCAATCAGTTTCTGCATGATAGCGGTGTCACTGGCATTATGGGTAACCAACACCTGGCTAAATCCCTTGGCCAGTGCCACATGCTTAATGCGCTCGCTAAGCACAATTAGCGGTTTGTTGAATAACGCCTTATTGGTAAATAATTGCACCAGATGGTCGACACTTTGCACACTGGTTGCCAGCAACATGTCACATTGACCCGCATCGGCAATGTCTTGCTCCAGAATACGCGGCAATTGACGTTTGTAAACTTCAATATACCGTACTGTGGCACCTCGCGCGTGAAGCGTATCGGCCAGTAATGGCCGCCCTCCCTGACCTCGAATAATAACTATTTTTTGTCCTGCCACATCCTGCAGTGCTGAAACAGAAAGTAAGCCTTCACTTCCACCAGGCTGTTCAGGGCATAATACGGTGTCAACGCCTTGTGTTGCCAATGCCTGTGCCGTGCCATTACCCACGGCGGCGTACTTGATCCGGGCAGGCAGTTTTTTCTGCAGACCAGTAAAAAAGAGATTCACGGCATTGCGACTGACAAAAATCAGCCAGTCTATTTTTCGCCAATCAATCTCCGGCCATTTATTCGCGGCAATCGGCTCAATATCAATCAGTGGTAATAAGACTGGCTCGCCACCGGCATCACGCACTGACCTCGCCAATTCCACTGCTTGTGAAATGGGTCGCGTTACCAGAATACGGAGCCCTGATAACGGCATTTCAGCGGTCATAAACATCCGACAAAATGGCGTCAGCACCTTGCGCAAGCAAACTATCCGCCAACGTTAAGCCCAACGCTTCAGCTTGGTCCGCGGCACCTTGAATATCATCAAACAACATTTCTGAACCATCAGGTCGGCCAACCAGACCTCGCAACCAGATTTGTCCATCCTCCAATACGGCATATCCGCCGATGGGCACTTGACACCCCCCTTGCAAACGACGATTCAAGGCTCGCTCTGCTTTGACCGTAATGGTCGTATCTGGGCAGGCCAAAGGCGCAATTAATGCGTTTAGTTCGGCATCATCGATGCGGGTCTCAATACCCAATGCACC
The genomic region above belongs to Methylophaga frappieri and contains:
- a CDS encoding uroporphyrinogen-III C-methyltransferase; this encodes MDNNTSSTEPTENPEIDKSAKNTRWQQTLRNPLWWLVFVLTVPGLVAIWLIWQQQQLLITQNDQLSPLVPLPNQVAAATSAHKKLQQQVNEQQQMLDKQAATIRDLEQRERLSDREIRLRWTLSEIDYLLQLANQRSMLAKDVAGARQALTLADDKLQTLDDYRLQPLREQIAEEKLALDAVSKADIAGMSADIQSVIQGIDRLQVVKGPKPGWDPVAETAANSQVASSWRQAASEIWQQLRSLVVIRQQDDAPAAVLMPEQRYFLYQNLRLQLETARFALLSGKQNVFESSLQSSIDWLAQYFTGDQRDAVLASLQTMKSKSIAVQIPDISGSLRWLEEFQP
- a CDS encoding uroporphyrinogen-III synthase gives rise to the protein MTAEMPLSGLRILVTRPISQAVELARSVRDAGGEPVLLPLIDIEPIAANKWPEIDWRKIDWLIFVSRNAVNLFFTGLQKKLPARIKYAAVGNGTAQALATQGVDTVLCPEQPGGSEGLLSVSALQDVAGQKIVIIRGQGGRPLLADTLHARGATVRYIEVYKRQLPRILEQDIADAGQCDMLLATSVQSVDHLVQLFTNKALFNKPLIVLSERIKHVALAKGFSQVLVTHNASDTAIMQKLIETGAKHGQQHLVH